From the Myxococcales bacterium genome, one window contains:
- a CDS encoding RidA family protein produces MKPSFFNPEALPEPNGYNHGVLLSGGRILFVAGQGGLGDRGGDGSFAAQFARALAAVREVVKAAGGQVEHIGRLTIYVKNMAEYLANRPELGSIYRAEFGDHYPAMSVVEVAGFIDDAMDLEIEATAVLP; encoded by the coding sequence ATGAAACCATCTTTTTTCAATCCGGAAGCACTGCCCGAGCCGAACGGCTACAATCACGGCGTTTTGCTGTCCGGCGGCCGGATTCTGTTTGTGGCCGGTCAGGGCGGATTGGGCGACCGCGGCGGTGACGGCAGTTTCGCGGCGCAGTTCGCCCGGGCGCTGGCGGCGGTGCGCGAAGTGGTTAAAGCCGCCGGCGGCCAGGTGGAACACATCGGCCGGCTGACCATCTACGTTAAAAACATGGCGGAATACCTGGCGAATCGTCCGGAATTGGGCTCGATTTACCGCGCCGAATTCGGCGATCACTACCCGGCCATGAGCGTGGTGGAGGTCGCCGGATTCATCGACGATGCCATGGATTTGGAGATCGAGGCGACCGCCGTTTTGCCCTGA
- a CDS encoding PQQ-binding-like beta-propeller repeat protein: MKTNRKVIFFLLLLALVCLISIQSLTAESAAPNSDTPQATPAAAPATPEEPKDITAQVREYNSDQFAPPPADFRQGQVTVRQLDEKAVQKTENGYAVQLPSHAPVATPAVADGLVFVSGGFRSKEFYAFEARTGTLKWAVNLDDDGPSSVVVRDGVVIFNTESCTIFALDAQTGRQLWSWWLGDPLMSMPTIANGRVFSAYPATGRSGGANQAVQMQENAANVNSIASSPAGAKAPPPASHALAAFDLRTGKILWQRWIDADVMSAPVAEGDELFVATFAGTIYRFRQSDGEILSARQARATSAPVVVHGELYYTKRADVPGSGVAEEATVNASKNSGQETRQVNRKAAPYIDSAVQAKTQYKSQGISLDAANGFAGGAPAQSNAEAAYGNIGQNNVSTLQAFQGSRVLTYGDNNYNVLGDEIVCNERKTGEKRWSQPLPGNLTELGGFLGTPPVVAGGYLFIGTVNGEVLQIDPADGLQIKAYPIGAPVRSQPVIEGGFIYVGTQDGRLVAIDTRDEKLTGWPMWGGDAAHTSYREPVAGH, from the coding sequence ATGAAAACCAACCGGAAAGTTATCTTCTTTTTATTGTTGCTGGCCCTGGTCTGCTTGATTTCAATCCAGTCGTTGACGGCGGAATCCGCGGCGCCCAATTCCGACACCCCCCAGGCGACGCCCGCCGCGGCGCCGGCCACGCCGGAAGAGCCCAAGGACATCACCGCTCAAGTCCGCGAATACAACTCGGACCAGTTCGCCCCACCGCCGGCGGATTTTCGCCAGGGCCAGGTCACCGTCCGGCAATTGGATGAAAAAGCCGTGCAGAAAACCGAAAACGGCTATGCCGTGCAACTGCCCAGTCATGCGCCGGTCGCCACTCCCGCGGTGGCCGACGGCCTCGTTTTTGTCAGCGGCGGTTTTCGTTCCAAAGAGTTCTACGCGTTCGAAGCCCGGACCGGCACGCTGAAATGGGCGGTAAACCTGGATGACGACGGCCCCTCCAGCGTCGTCGTCCGCGACGGGGTGGTCATTTTCAATACCGAATCCTGCACGATTTTCGCCCTCGACGCCCAAACCGGCCGGCAGTTGTGGTCGTGGTGGCTGGGTGACCCCCTCATGTCGATGCCCACCATCGCGAATGGCCGGGTATTTTCCGCCTATCCGGCGACCGGCCGTTCGGGCGGCGCCAATCAGGCGGTGCAAATGCAGGAGAACGCGGCCAATGTGAACTCGATCGCCTCATCGCCCGCCGGGGCGAAAGCTCCGCCCCCGGCCAGCCACGCGCTGGCCGCCTTCGATTTGCGAACCGGGAAAATCCTCTGGCAGCGGTGGATCGACGCCGATGTGATGAGCGCGCCCGTGGCCGAAGGCGACGAGTTGTTTGTCGCCACGTTCGCCGGCACGATTTATCGCTTCCGGCAAAGCGACGGCGAGATCCTCTCGGCCCGGCAGGCGCGAGCCACTTCCGCGCCGGTCGTGGTCCACGGCGAGCTTTACTACACCAAACGCGCGGACGTTCCCGGTTCGGGCGTGGCCGAGGAAGCCACCGTCAACGCCAGTAAGAACTCGGGGCAGGAAACGCGGCAGGTCAACCGCAAAGCGGCGCCGTATATCGACAGCGCGGTGCAAGCCAAAACCCAGTACAAATCACAGGGCATTTCGCTGGACGCGGCCAACGGTTTTGCCGGCGGCGCGCCGGCCCAGTCCAACGCCGAAGCGGCCTACGGCAATATCGGCCAGAACAACGTTTCGACACTGCAAGCTTTTCAGGGTTCGCGCGTGCTCACCTACGGCGATAACAATTACAATGTGCTGGGCGATGAAATCGTCTGCAACGAGCGGAAAACCGGCGAAAAACGCTGGAGCCAGCCGTTGCCCGGCAACCTGACCGAACTCGGCGGATTCCTCGGGACGCCGCCCGTGGTCGCCGGCGGCTATCTTTTCATCGGCACCGTCAACGGTGAAGTGCTGCAAATCGATCCGGCCGACGGCCTGCAGATCAAGGCCTATCCGATCGGCGCGCCGGTCCGCTCCCAACCCGTGATCGAGGGCGGCTTCATCTACGTCGGCACGCAGGACGGCAGATTGGTCGCCATTGATACGCGGGACGAAAAACTGACCGGCTGGCCGATGTGGGGCGGCGACGCGGCGCACACCAGTTATCGCGAGCCCGTCGCGGGCCATTGA
- a CDS encoding aminotransferase class III-fold pyridoxal phosphate-dependent enzyme, with protein MSTKLPLALSERMFAEAKTLVPGGVLGIRRPYNFVPGEYPVFLDRAQGGRIWDVDGNEYVDMLAAYGPIILGYREKEIDDAVIAQMEKGFCMSLVQPCQNELVRKLRQLIPCCEKAILVKTGSDATTCAIRIARGYTDKLKILRCGYHGWHDWCVETHGGVPAKLYEDTHEFEYNNLESLDRLLAAHRGNVAAIIVTPVGHPLGHAVQAPRPGFLEGVRERATAAGIVLVFDEIRSGFRVSLGGAQQRYGVTPDLACFGKAIANGYPLSAVVGKSAVMDVVESKVFISSTFFPNSLEMAAALKTIEILEREKTLDTLWERGAKWLAEVDEIVKRSGVAAELTGIPPMPFIIFPADPEKKYRARRTLFYTELIRRGVFLQPFHHGYIMARHTDADLRQAAKGIEEALAEVKKQLP; from the coding sequence ATGTCAACGAAGTTGCCGCTTGCCCTGAGCGAGCGGATGTTTGCCGAAGCGAAAACGTTGGTCCCCGGCGGCGTGCTCGGGATTCGCCGCCCTTACAATTTCGTGCCGGGCGAATACCCGGTGTTTCTCGACCGCGCCCAGGGCGGCCGGATCTGGGACGTGGACGGCAACGAATACGTCGACATGCTGGCCGCCTACGGACCGATCATCCTGGGCTATCGCGAAAAGGAAATCGACGACGCGGTGATCGCGCAGATGGAAAAAGGCTTCTGCATGAGCCTGGTTCAGCCCTGCCAGAACGAGCTGGTGCGGAAGTTGCGCCAACTGATTCCCTGCTGCGAAAAAGCGATACTGGTGAAAACCGGCAGCGACGCCACCACCTGCGCGATCCGCATCGCGCGCGGTTATACCGACAAACTCAAAATCCTGCGCTGCGGCTACCACGGCTGGCACGACTGGTGCGTCGAAACGCACGGCGGCGTCCCGGCCAAGCTGTACGAGGATACGCACGAATTCGAATACAACAACCTGGAAAGCCTCGACCGGCTGCTGGCGGCGCATCGCGGCAACGTCGCGGCGATCATCGTCACGCCGGTCGGCCATCCGCTCGGCCACGCGGTGCAGGCGCCGCGGCCCGGCTTCCTCGAAGGCGTCCGCGAACGCGCCACCGCCGCCGGGATCGTGCTGGTTTTCGACGAAATCCGCAGCGGTTTCCGCGTGTCGCTGGGCGGCGCGCAGCAACGTTACGGCGTCACGCCGGACCTGGCCTGCTTCGGCAAGGCGATCGCCAACGGTTACCCGCTCAGCGCGGTGGTGGGCAAGTCGGCGGTGATGGACGTGGTCGAGAGCAAGGTTTTCATTTCGAGCACGTTTTTCCCCAACTCGCTGGAAATGGCGGCGGCGCTCAAGACGATCGAAATCCTCGAGCGCGAAAAAACGCTCGATACCCTGTGGGAACGCGGCGCGAAATGGCTGGCCGAGGTGGACGAAATCGTCAAACGCAGCGGCGTGGCGGCAGAACTGACCGGCATTCCGCCGATGCCGTTCATCATCTTTCCGGCCGACCCCGAGAAAAAATACCGGGCTCGTCGGACGCTGTTCTACACCGAACTGATCCGCCGCGGCGTCTTTTTGCAGCCGTTCCATCACGGTTACATCATGGCGCGGCACACCGACGCGGATCTCCGGCAGGCGGCGAAGGGCATCGAAGAAGCGCTGGCCGAGGTGAAAAAACAGCTTCCCTGA
- a CDS encoding diacylglycerol kinase family lipid kinase, with translation MKPPVFIVNPNAANGAASRLWPGIMEQAKSRLGEFEVRFTARMGHAVELARQAAEDGARLVISVGGDGTMNEVVNGLMGPDDRPVNPDTLVGQICIGTGGDFRKTTGLPKEHAAALDWLAGEATRTVDVGRLEMIDHQGRPTIRYFINIASFGIGGEVDERVNHTTKVFGGFASFAWGALSAMIGYKNKKVRVILDDQKDLGEQAVFSVAVANGRFFGGGMQMAPQADLSDGLFDVVVIGDISLWEKITQMPKIYQATHLGHPKIQLHHARKIVAITEETVLLDVDGEAPGRLPATFAVCPGAIRIKIHD, from the coding sequence ATGAAGCCGCCGGTGTTCATCGTCAATCCCAACGCGGCCAACGGCGCCGCGTCCCGGTTGTGGCCGGGCATCATGGAACAGGCGAAAAGCCGCCTCGGCGAGTTTGAAGTGCGGTTCACCGCCCGCATGGGCCATGCCGTCGAGTTGGCCCGTCAGGCAGCCGAGGACGGCGCCCGGCTGGTGATTTCGGTCGGCGGCGACGGCACCATGAACGAGGTGGTCAACGGCCTGATGGGCCCCGACGATCGGCCGGTGAACCCCGACACCCTGGTCGGGCAAATCTGCATCGGCACCGGTGGCGATTTTCGCAAAACGACCGGCTTGCCCAAGGAACACGCGGCGGCGCTCGATTGGCTGGCCGGCGAGGCGACGCGCACCGTCGACGTGGGCCGGCTGGAAATGATCGATCACCAGGGGCGGCCGACGATCCGCTATTTCATCAACATCGCCTCATTCGGGATCGGCGGCGAGGTGGACGAACGGGTCAACCACACGACCAAGGTGTTCGGCGGTTTCGCTTCGTTCGCCTGGGGCGCGCTCAGTGCGATGATCGGCTACAAGAACAAGAAAGTCCGGGTGATCCTCGACGACCAGAAAGACCTGGGCGAACAGGCCGTTTTCAGCGTCGCCGTGGCCAACGGCCGGTTTTTCGGCGGCGGCATGCAAATGGCGCCGCAGGCCGATCTGAGCGACGGGTTGTTCGACGTGGTGGTGATCGGCGACATTTCGCTTTGGGAAAAAATCACCCAGATGCCGAAGATTTACCAGGCCACCCACCTCGGTCATCCGAAAATCCAGTTGCACCACGCCCGGAAAATCGTGGCGATCACCGAGGAAACCGTCCTGCTCGACGTGGACGGCGAAGCGCCGGGCCGCCTGCCCGCGACCTTCGCCGTTTGCCCCGGAGCGATTCGCATCAAGATCCACGACTGA
- a CDS encoding ABC transporter permease, translated as MEIGKPFERLGAGLLDFVEEVGRVMTILGRALRWLPRKPYRVRLLLRQLDFIGVQSTFIVFLTSLFTGAVFSLQSSYAFSLFEANSMVGPTVVLALTRELGPVLTALMVIGRVGSSMAAEIGTMRVTEQIDALETMAVSPIHYLIVPRIIAAVIMMPLLTTIFDFIGTVGCWAVTTKLLNIPHSEFMEQVIYYVDFDDYYIGLIKAAVFGLIMATIGCYKGYYTTRGAEGVGRATTESVVLSSVTVMVANYFLTALLF; from the coding sequence ATGGAAATCGGTAAGCCGTTCGAGCGCCTCGGCGCCGGGCTCCTGGACTTCGTCGAGGAAGTCGGGCGCGTGATGACCATCCTCGGCCGGGCGCTGCGCTGGTTGCCGCGCAAGCCCTACCGCGTCCGGCTTCTACTGCGACAGCTCGATTTCATCGGCGTGCAATCGACCTTTATCGTCTTCTTGACCAGCCTCTTCACCGGTGCGGTTTTTTCGTTGCAGAGTTCCTACGCCTTCAGCCTGTTCGAGGCCAACTCGATGGTCGGCCCGACGGTGGTGCTGGCGCTGACGCGCGAACTGGGCCCGGTGCTGACGGCGCTGATGGTGATCGGCCGGGTCGGCTCGAGCATGGCGGCGGAAATCGGCACCATGCGCGTGACCGAGCAGATCGACGCCCTGGAAACCATGGCGGTCAGCCCGATCCACTACTTGATCGTGCCGCGGATCATCGCCGCGGTCATCATGATGCCGCTTCTGACCACGATTTTCGACTTCATCGGCACCGTCGGCTGCTGGGCGGTGACGACCAAGCTGCTCAATATCCCGCACTCAGAGTTCATGGAGCAGGTCATTTATTACGTCGATTTCGACGACTACTACATCGGCCTGATCAAGGCCGCGGTGTTCGGGCTGATCATGGCGACCATCGGGTGTTACAAGGGCTATTACACGACGCGCGGCGCCGAGGGCGTGGGCCGGGCGACGACCGAAAGCGTCGTGCTCAGTTCGGTGACCGTCATGGTCGCCAATTATTTCCTGACCGCCTTGCTGTTTTAG
- the alr gene encoding alanine racemase, whose translation MYTHRPTFAWINLDALEHNFRVLRKRLGADIGIMAVVKADAYGHGAVPVAANLERLGADSFGVAFAEEGMLLREGGISKPVLILGGIYHGEALKAHQYSLTPVIISLERGLDLAREARELGLRFDVHVKVDTGMTRIGIPVGEAKDAILRLAQEPELRLEGLISHFATVSPDLGADYWDQLARFKRLLDDLKAEGIDPPIKHMANTAGILGAPKPPFNMVRPGIMLYGSYPGPGFENVLDLRPVFRFTTEVFHLKTVPAGTPISYGGTFVTARESIIATLPVGYADGLNRRLSNRGAALVKGRRAPIVGAVCMDMCLLDVTDIPGVRVGDEAVFIGGQGAERITAEEVAEICDTISYEIFCNINHRVSRVYVRHGLDGNR comes from the coding sequence ATGTACACGCATCGACCGACATTCGCCTGGATCAATCTGGACGCCCTGGAACACAATTTCCGCGTGCTGCGCAAGCGGCTTGGGGCCGACATCGGCATCATGGCGGTGGTCAAGGCCGATGCGTACGGCCACGGCGCGGTGCCGGTGGCGGCGAACCTCGAACGGCTGGGCGCGGACAGCTTCGGCGTCGCCTTCGCCGAGGAAGGGATGTTGCTGCGCGAGGGCGGCATTTCCAAGCCCGTGCTGATTCTGGGCGGCATCTACCACGGCGAGGCGCTCAAGGCGCATCAGTACAGCCTGACGCCGGTCATCATCAGCCTCGAACGCGGACTGGACCTGGCGCGCGAGGCGCGGGAACTGGGCTTGCGGTTCGACGTGCACGTCAAGGTGGATACGGGCATGACCCGGATCGGCATTCCGGTCGGCGAGGCCAAGGACGCGATTCTTCGCCTGGCGCAAGAGCCGGAACTGCGCCTTGAAGGGTTGATCAGCCATTTCGCCACGGTCAGCCCGGACCTGGGCGCCGATTATTGGGACCAGTTGGCCCGGTTCAAGCGCCTGCTCGACGACCTGAAGGCGGAAGGCATCGACCCGCCGATCAAGCACATGGCCAACACCGCCGGCATCCTGGGCGCGCCGAAACCGCCGTTCAACATGGTGCGGCCGGGCATCATGCTCTACGGCTCCTATCCCGGCCCCGGTTTTGAAAACGTGCTCGACCTGCGGCCGGTTTTTCGCTTCACGACCGAGGTCTTTCACTTGAAAACGGTGCCGGCCGGGACGCCGATCAGTTACGGCGGCACTTTCGTGACCGCGCGGGAAAGCATCATCGCCACGTTGCCGGTCGGTTACGCCGACGGGCTGAACCGGCGGCTGTCCAATCGCGGCGCGGCGCTGGTGAAGGGCCGGCGGGCGCCGATCGTCGGCGCGGTCTGCATGGACATGTGCCTGCTGGACGTGACCGACATTCCCGGGGTAAGGGTGGGCGACGAGGCGGTATTCATCGGCGGCCAGGGCGCGGAGCGGATCACCGCTGAGGAAGTCGCCGAGATCTGTGACACGATTTCATACGAGATCTTTTGCAACATCAATCACCGCGTCAGCCGGGTATACGTAAGGCACGGGCTGGATGGAAATCGGTAA
- the nagZ gene encoding beta-N-acetylhexosaminidase: MRSETAGQVVMAGFGGPVVDEQVREALKLGVAGFILFSRNIESPEQTAELIAEIRGLAEGRRLLFAVDQEGGRVARLKAPATIWPPMRVLGRIGRADLAERFGRLMGRELAALGFDIDFAPVVDVDSNPANPVIGDRSFSADPRVVAELGAAVIRGLQAEGVWACAKHFPGHGDTDLDSHTHLPVVPHDRRRLDEVELPPFRAAVAADVAAVMTAHLVVEAIEAGRPATLSPRVLSILRNELGFTGVIVTDDLEMKAVADRYPMGEAAVAAAAAGADLILVCHRLDRLEEAVRGLFDAHLNDRLPPRRLYEMRERLQRTTMRFPAPTRRQLKLVGCDEHLAFAREIDVAAAKA, translated from the coding sequence ATGCGTAGCGAAACGGCCGGACAGGTGGTCATGGCCGGGTTTGGCGGCCCGGTCGTCGACGAGCAGGTGCGCGAAGCCCTGAAACTCGGCGTGGCCGGTTTCATCCTGTTTTCCCGCAACATCGAAAGCCCGGAACAGACCGCCGAATTGATCGCCGAAATCCGCGGCCTGGCCGAGGGGCGCCGGCTGTTGTTCGCCGTGGATCAGGAAGGCGGGCGCGTGGCGCGGTTGAAGGCGCCGGCCACGATCTGGCCGCCGATGCGCGTCCTGGGGCGGATCGGCCGGGCCGACCTGGCCGAACGGTTCGGCCGCCTGATGGGACGCGAACTGGCCGCGTTGGGTTTCGATATCGACTTCGCGCCGGTGGTCGACGTGGATTCCAATCCCGCCAATCCGGTCATCGGCGACCGGAGCTTCAGCGCCGACCCGCGGGTGGTCGCCGAGTTGGGCGCCGCCGTCATCCGGGGCTTGCAGGCCGAGGGCGTCTGGGCCTGCGCCAAACATTTCCCCGGCCACGGCGACACCGACCTGGACAGCCACACGCATTTGCCCGTCGTGCCGCACGACCGCCGGCGGCTGGATGAAGTGGAATTGCCGCCGTTCCGCGCCGCCGTCGCGGCGGACGTGGCCGCGGTCATGACGGCGCACCTGGTGGTCGAGGCGATCGAGGCCGGCCGGCCGGCGACCCTTTCGCCCCGAGTGCTGTCGATTCTGCGGAACGAATTGGGCTTCACCGGGGTCATTGTCACCGACGATCTGGAGATGAAAGCCGTCGCCGACCGGTATCCGATGGGCGAGGCGGCCGTCGCGGCGGCGGCGGCCGGGGCGGACCTAATTCTGGTTTGCCATCGGCTGGACCGGCTGGAAGAGGCGGTGCGCGGGCTCTTCGATGCCCACTTGAACGACCGCCTGCCGCCCCGGCGCTTGTACGAGATGCGCGAGCGGCTGCAACGGACCACGATGCGGTTTCCCGCGCCGACGCGCCGGCAGTTGAAACTCGTCGGGTGCGACGAGCATCTGGCGTTCGCCCGGGAAATCGACGTCGCGGCGGCGAAGGCTTGA
- a CDS encoding class I SAM-dependent methyltransferase yields the protein MKLNRAETLAMNNPIRAAMRRYWEVPNLLKLGGPLPGGIALEVGCGRGVGSQMILKHFGAARVEAFDLDPAMVRRAERRLARMGDRVKLWSGDVTQIPAPDGYYDAVFDFGIIHHVPNWRDAIAEIHRVLKPGGRFYVEEILRRFLEYRLIRTFFAHPREDRFTADDFVDALARQGFSLVGRTDFISWACWLVADKN from the coding sequence ATGAAATTGAATCGCGCCGAAACCCTGGCGATGAACAACCCGATTCGCGCGGCCATGCGGCGCTATTGGGAAGTCCCCAATTTATTGAAGCTCGGCGGGCCGCTGCCGGGTGGGATCGCTCTCGAGGTCGGCTGCGGCCGGGGAGTCGGGTCGCAAATGATTCTGAAGCATTTCGGAGCCGCTCGGGTGGAGGCGTTCGATCTGGATCCGGCGATGGTCCGGCGCGCCGAGCGCCGTCTGGCGCGCATGGGCGACCGGGTCAAGTTGTGGAGCGGCGACGTGACGCAAATCCCCGCGCCGGACGGCTATTACGATGCCGTGTTCGATTTCGGCATCATTCACCACGTGCCGAACTGGCGCGACGCGATCGCGGAAATTCACCGGGTGCTCAAGCCGGGCGGCCGTTTTTACGTCGAGGAAATCCTGCGGCGGTTTCTGGAATATCGGTTGATCCGCACCTTCTTCGCGCACCCGCGCGAAGACCGGTTTACCGCCGACGATTTTGTCGACGCGCTCGCGCGGCAAGGCTTTTCACTCGTCGGCCGGACCGATTTTATCAGTTGGGCCTGTTGGCTGGTCGCGGATAAAAACTAG
- a CDS encoding response regulator codes for MIGVPFFFADKLVSALIVLVLFGIVFSARGMMVRGWVRGASRLLIAGLFIIFGCNIVFSGGLYSANLVFLIAMTVLTGLLLGHRAAIYMAILSIILGLVIFLTDYFGHPIPQLLPAPPLSRWAILTIALVLTTTTLNYTLRLLDESLETSRREIVERRAAEADLAREIRLSEHIINSLPGLFYMYDTQMRLIRWNLKHATVLGYSPAELREMTAMDFVRPRDRDFLAERIRKTMTEGTAEIEVELIRKNGETIPYLLTGLRVELDGTPFIIGVGIDMSERKAAQKEREKLAEQLRQSQKMEAIGRLAGGVAHDFNNLLTGIIGHAGLALMKLHPRDPLNETFQEINRAAENAAGLTRQLLAFSRKQIIEPRVFDLNELVGRIHKMVGRLIGEDIELRLFAARQPLWIKADPGQIEQIMINLAINGRDAMPEGGQLIISSDLVTGLPASLGETASDRQFAVLRVRDTGCGIDEETRPHIFEPFFTTKPVGKGTGLGLAMVYGAVKQNHGFIDVSSTPGQGSVFTLYFPLVPTAATEPPSPTEQEATPTGRSETILVVEDEAVVREPTIRMLLGLGYRVLSAASGEEALTVYQAHGREIDLLLTDVIMPGINGYELAEKLTARQPGLKVLYTSGYSEEIIAQHGVLREGIRFMEKPYSPPALARKIREVLTKE; via the coding sequence TTGATCGGGGTTCCCTTTTTCTTTGCCGATAAACTGGTCAGCGCGCTCATCGTCCTGGTGCTCTTTGGCATCGTTTTTTCTGCTCGCGGCATGATGGTCCGCGGATGGGTGCGGGGCGCCAGCCGGTTGTTGATCGCCGGTCTTTTCATCATCTTCGGGTGCAATATCGTCTTCTCCGGCGGATTGTACAGCGCCAATCTGGTTTTCCTGATTGCCATGACCGTATTGACCGGGCTTCTTTTAGGCCATCGGGCGGCAATTTACATGGCGATTTTGAGTATTATTCTCGGGTTGGTCATTTTCCTGACCGACTACTTCGGTCATCCGATTCCGCAATTATTGCCCGCGCCGCCGTTGTCGCGCTGGGCGATTCTGACGATCGCCCTGGTTTTAACCACCACCACGCTGAATTACACCTTGCGGCTGCTGGACGAATCCTTGGAAACATCCCGGCGGGAAATCGTCGAACGGCGGGCGGCCGAAGCGGACCTCGCGCGTGAAATCCGACTTTCCGAACATATCATCAACAGCCTGCCGGGCTTGTTCTACATGTACGATACCCAAATGCGCTTGATTCGCTGGAATTTGAAACATGCCACGGTGCTTGGCTACTCACCGGCGGAATTACGGGAAATGACCGCCATGGATTTTGTCCGGCCGCGGGATCGCGATTTTCTAGCGGAGCGGATCCGGAAAACCATGACTGAAGGGACGGCGGAGATCGAAGTCGAGCTGATCCGGAAAAACGGCGAGACCATTCCGTATCTGCTGACGGGTTTGCGCGTCGAGTTGGACGGCACGCCCTTCATAATCGGCGTCGGAATCGATATGTCGGAACGCAAGGCGGCGCAAAAAGAGCGGGAAAAACTGGCGGAACAATTGCGCCAATCGCAAAAGATGGAAGCCATCGGCCGTTTGGCCGGCGGCGTGGCGCATGATTTCAACAATCTGCTGACCGGAATCATCGGCCACGCCGGTCTGGCCTTGATGAAGCTGCATCCGCGCGATCCGCTGAACGAGACCTTTCAGGAAATCAACCGGGCCGCGGAGAACGCCGCCGGTTTGACCCGGCAGCTCCTGGCCTTTTCGCGCAAGCAGATCATCGAACCGCGGGTTTTCGATCTCAACGAACTGGTTGGGCGGATACATAAAATGGTCGGCCGGTTGATCGGCGAGGACATCGAACTGCGGCTCTTTGCCGCGCGGCAACCGTTATGGATCAAGGCGGATCCCGGACAGATCGAACAAATCATGATCAATCTGGCGATCAACGGTCGTGACGCCATGCCGGAAGGCGGGCAGTTGATCATCAGCTCGGATCTGGTGACAGGTCTGCCCGCCAGCCTGGGAGAAACGGCGAGCGATCGACAATTCGCGGTTCTGCGGGTGCGCGACACCGGCTGCGGGATCGATGAGGAAACGCGCCCCCATATTTTCGAACCCTTCTTTACCACCAAACCGGTCGGCAAAGGCACCGGTCTGGGGCTGGCCATGGTGTATGGCGCGGTGAAGCAGAACCACGGCTTTATCGATGTTTCCTCGACGCCCGGTCAGGGCTCGGTTTTCACGCTATATTTCCCCCTGGTTCCGACCGCGGCCACCGAACCGCCCAGCCCGACGGAGCAGGAGGCGACCCCGACCGGACGAAGCGAGACGATTTTGGTCGTCGAGGACGAAGCCGTGGTCCGCGAGCCGACGATTCGCATGCTGCTGGGTCTCGGTTACCGGGTGTTGTCGGCGGCGTCGGGAGAGGAAGCGTTGACGGTCTACCAGGCCCATGGCCGTGAGATCGACCTTTTATTGACCGATGTGATCATGCCCGGCATCAACGGCTACGAGTTGGCCGAAAAGCTGACGGCCCGGCAGCCGGGGTTGAAAGTTTTGTACACCTCGGGATACTCGGAGGAGATCATTGCGCAACATGGGGTGTTGCGCGAGGGCATCCGATTTATGGAAAAACCTTATTCGCCGCCGGCGCTGGCCCGTAAAATCCGTGAAGTACTGACCAAGGAATAG